The following proteins are co-located in the Sandaracinaceae bacterium genome:
- a CDS encoding biopolymer transporter ExbD produces the protein MAIAKPGKVLLHKIPLHFVHEKVAGGGKKGVDQSIPLVPFIDFLITLVVFLLMSFSASGELVAQQASITLPTAQHATPLEVAPIIAIDDRAVTLDGTRVADAATLAANADVSRIEQLIQNLNTVKQNWQVLHPGQDFPGMVIIQCDLNVDFRVIKKVMFSIAQAGFPNISFAVNGSGEEGPPPAPEH, from the coding sequence ACTTCGTGCACGAGAAGGTGGCCGGTGGCGGCAAGAAGGGTGTCGACCAGAGCATCCCGCTCGTACCCTTCATCGACTTCTTGATCACGCTCGTCGTCTTCTTGCTCATGTCGTTCTCGGCTTCGGGTGAGCTCGTCGCGCAGCAGGCCAGCATCACGCTGCCCACCGCGCAGCACGCCACGCCGCTCGAGGTCGCGCCCATCATCGCCATCGATGACCGCGCCGTGACCCTCGACGGAACTCGTGTGGCGGACGCGGCCACCCTGGCGGCCAACGCCGACGTGAGCCGCATCGAGCAGCTCATCCAGAACCTCAACACGGTGAAGCAGAACTGGCAGGTGCTCCACCCCGGTCAAGACTTCCCGGGCATGGTCATCATCCAGTGCGACCTCAACGTGGACTTCCGTGTCATCAAGAAGGTGATGTTCTCGATCGCTCAGGCGGGCTTCCCGAACATCAGCTTCGCCGTGAACGGCTCCGGTGAGGAGGGCCCCCCGCCCGCTCCCGAGCACTGA